A section of the Cryobacterium soli genome encodes:
- a CDS encoding NADH-ubiquinone oxidoreductase-F iron-sulfur binding region domain-containing protein, producing the protein MTTASSAAAQAISAPAFSARRSRAAEHVPAPLGTARLTRAPGPDLARHLTEFGVLPSAPVSGTLLETVRAAGLEGRGGAGFPAWRKLAAVSTGSANGRFGSRRPVVIGNAAEGEPLSVKDATLLGTAPHLVIDGLLTVAAAVNAAEVYLYAPAALLPIVAYALAERTDADGVAVRACAESFISGEASAVVNALAGRPALPADRSIRLTTSGLGKRPTLLHNIETLAHIALIVRFGADWFRALGTETDPGTRLVTVSRGLWAGGVSAGVSAGATGSVPAGAPGAAPAGATATVLEVIGGSRIDELLRFGGIDPAAVQAVLVGGYHGAWLPASALHTGLDRVSLAPFGVGPGAGILLALETGRCPLTLAASIADYLAGQSARQCGPCVNGLPAMAAVLSRLAAGERHPGLPGEVARLAALVTGRGSCHHPDGTARFVLSTLTVFAADVDAHLHGTCAKVHA; encoded by the coding sequence ATGACCACCGCCAGCAGCGCGGCCGCCCAGGCGATCAGCGCCCCGGCCTTCTCTGCCCGGCGTTCCCGCGCGGCGGAACACGTTCCGGCCCCGCTCGGCACTGCCCGGCTCACCCGGGCGCCCGGACCCGACCTCGCGCGGCACCTGACCGAATTCGGGGTCCTTCCGTCCGCTCCCGTGTCGGGCACGCTGTTGGAGACCGTGCGCGCCGCCGGCCTCGAGGGCCGCGGCGGGGCCGGCTTCCCCGCCTGGCGCAAGCTCGCTGCGGTCTCGACGGGCTCCGCAAACGGCCGGTTCGGCAGTCGCCGGCCTGTCGTGATCGGCAACGCCGCGGAGGGCGAACCGCTGTCGGTGAAGGACGCGACCCTGCTGGGCACGGCTCCGCACCTGGTCATCGACGGACTCCTCACGGTGGCCGCTGCCGTCAACGCGGCCGAGGTCTACCTCTACGCGCCGGCCGCGCTGCTGCCGATCGTGGCGTACGCCCTGGCCGAGCGCACGGATGCCGACGGTGTGGCCGTACGAGCCTGCGCGGAGAGCTTCATCTCCGGTGAGGCATCCGCTGTGGTCAACGCCCTCGCCGGGCGTCCGGCGCTGCCCGCCGACCGCAGCATCCGCCTCACCACCTCGGGGCTGGGCAAGCGGCCCACTCTGCTGCACAACATCGAAACCCTGGCGCACATCGCCCTCATCGTGCGGTTCGGCGCGGACTGGTTCCGCGCGCTCGGCACCGAGACCGATCCGGGCACCCGCCTCGTGACGGTGAGCCGGGGCCTCTGGGCCGGCGGCGTCTCAGCCGGGGTCTCCGCCGGCGCCACCGGCAGCGTGCCTGCCGGCGCGCCAGGTGCTGCGCCCGCCGGGGCCACCGCGACCGTGCTCGAGGTCATCGGCGGCAGCCGTATCGACGAACTCCTGCGCTTCGGCGGGATCGACCCGGCCGCGGTGCAGGCCGTGCTCGTCGGCGGGTACCACGGCGCCTGGCTGCCGGCCTCGGCCCTGCACACCGGCCTGGACCGGGTGAGCCTGGCGCCCTTCGGCGTCGGCCCGGGCGCGGGCATCCTGCTGGCCCTGGAGACCGGCCGCTGCCCGCTCACGCTGGCCGCGTCGATCGCCGACTATCTGGCCGGCCAGAGCGCCCGCCAGTGCGGGCCGTGCGTGAACGGCCTCCCGGCGATGGCAGCGGTGCTCAGCCGCCTCGCCGCGGGGGAGCGCCACCCGGGGCTGCCCGGTGAGGTGGCACGTCTGGCCGCCCTGGTGACCGGGCGCGGCTCCTGCCACCATCCCGACGGCACCGCCCGGTTCGTGCTGAGCACCCTGACGGTGTTCGCGGCCGACGTCGACGCCCACCTGCACGGCACCTGCGCGAAGGTACACGCATGA
- a CDS encoding ferric reductase-like transmembrane domain-containing protein, with protein sequence MDEAFWALGRGTGVVALVLFTLSVLLGILTRSGRPLFTLPRFSITLIHRNVSLLATAFIVIHMLSLLADSYAQLTLVDLVFPFLGAYRPFWLGLGTLAVDLLLAVVVTSLLRRYVGQRVFRVVHWSTYLMWPIALAHSLGTGTDAGEGWFLALAVACTAAVLAAVVWRITAGFVEYRGERRAERFVGELSALAAHSGQSIGSPPSTRPASSTDSTVRFTAAGSVTEVDRRFTAAADPGTAAGQGSARPTIPLDAHRSPHHLSSPVGRRP encoded by the coding sequence ATGGACGAGGCATTTTGGGCCCTCGGCCGCGGCACCGGCGTTGTGGCCCTCGTGCTGTTCACCCTGTCGGTGCTGCTGGGCATCCTCACCCGCAGCGGCCGGCCGCTGTTCACGTTGCCGCGTTTCTCCATCACGCTCATCCACCGCAACGTGTCGTTGCTCGCGACGGCGTTCATCGTCATCCACATGCTCTCGCTGCTGGCCGACTCCTACGCCCAGCTCACCCTGGTAGACCTCGTGTTCCCGTTCCTCGGCGCCTACCGGCCGTTCTGGCTGGGCCTGGGCACGCTTGCGGTCGACCTCCTCCTCGCGGTCGTGGTCACCAGCCTGCTGCGCCGGTACGTCGGGCAACGGGTCTTCCGCGTGGTCCACTGGTCGACCTACCTGATGTGGCCGATCGCCCTCGCGCACTCCCTGGGCACCGGCACGGATGCGGGCGAGGGCTGGTTCCTCGCTCTCGCGGTGGCCTGCACCGCTGCGGTGCTCGCCGCGGTGGTCTGGCGCATCACCGCCGGGTTCGTCGAATACCGCGGTGAGCGCCGCGCCGAGCGGTTCGTCGGCGAGTTGTCCGCCCTCGCCGCCCACAGCGGCCAGTCCATCGGTTCGCCGCCGTCAACCCGACCGGCCAGTTCCACCGACTCCACCGTGAGGTTCACTGCCGCGGGGTCCGTCACCGAGGTCGACCGTCGGTTCACCGCCGCCGCCGACCCGGGCACCGCGGCCGGGCAGGGTTCAGCGCGGCCGACCATCCCGCTCGACGCACACCGATCCCCGCACCACCTGAGCTCACCGGTTGGGAGACGACCATGA
- a CDS encoding FAD:protein FMN transferase — MTHTPTRGTPLTPVSDLTPGPLPTVPARTASRDWTLWSTSARLVVTDPDQIGLAATLADALLADVDRAASRFRTDSELQLVAGRLHAGVEVSNTLADLVRQALASAALTDGDVDPTLGYALDAVGYDRDIRLVEDHGVPVRAVVSRRPGWKSVSLVGNRLRVPAHLALDLGATAKAVAADWTATVISAALGCGVLLSLGGDIATAGPAPEGGWQVRVQDAPADPAATVTLVPGMALATSSTQHRRWTMAGQTQHHILNPRTGRPAEPVWRSVTVAASSCHRANTLSTAAIVRGTAALPWLCQLGTAARLVDVTGSVTVLGGWPAEPEPEPTRGERASAHTLEVRRPSDRPARYQDGTPIGHERRRVVA, encoded by the coding sequence ATGACGCACACACCGACCCGCGGCACCCCACTGACCCCGGTGTCCGACCTCACCCCTGGCCCGCTGCCGACCGTCCCGGCCCGCACGGCATCCCGCGACTGGACGCTCTGGAGCACCAGCGCCCGTCTTGTCGTGACCGACCCCGACCAGATCGGGCTGGCCGCCACCCTGGCCGACGCCCTACTGGCCGACGTCGACCGTGCCGCGAGCCGGTTCCGGACCGATTCCGAACTCCAGCTGGTCGCGGGCCGGCTGCACGCCGGCGTCGAGGTGAGCAACACCCTGGCCGACCTCGTGCGCCAGGCCCTCGCCTCGGCGGCACTCACCGACGGTGACGTCGACCCCACCCTCGGGTACGCGCTCGACGCCGTCGGCTACGACCGCGACATCCGCCTCGTCGAAGACCACGGCGTGCCCGTGCGGGCCGTCGTATCCCGCCGCCCGGGCTGGAAGAGCGTGTCGCTGGTCGGCAACCGGCTGCGCGTGCCGGCACATCTGGCCCTCGACCTCGGCGCCACCGCCAAGGCCGTCGCGGCCGATTGGACGGCCACGGTGATCAGTGCCGCACTCGGCTGCGGCGTGCTCCTCAGCCTCGGCGGCGACATCGCCACCGCCGGCCCCGCGCCCGAGGGTGGCTGGCAGGTGCGGGTGCAGGATGCGCCGGCCGACCCCGCCGCGACAGTCACCCTCGTGCCGGGCATGGCCCTGGCCACCTCGAGCACCCAACACCGGCGGTGGACCATGGCCGGTCAGACACAACACCACATCCTGAACCCCCGCACGGGACGCCCCGCCGAACCGGTCTGGCGCAGCGTCACCGTGGCCGCCTCGAGCTGCCACCGGGCAAACACCCTGAGCACGGCCGCGATCGTGCGGGGCACGGCCGCGCTGCCGTGGCTCTGCCAACTCGGGACGGCCGCCAGGCTCGTCGACGTCACCGGCTCCGTCACGGTGCTCGGCGGCTGGCCGGCCGAACCGGAGCCGGAGCCGACCCGGGGCGAACGGGCATCCGCCCACACCCTCGAGGTGCGCCGGCCCAGCGACCGACCGGCCCGCTACCAGGACGGCACCCCCATCGGGCACGAGCGCAGACGGGTCGTGGCCTGA
- the rpsO gene encoding 30S ribosomal protein S15 — MALEANAKKAIIEKYATHPGDTGSPEVQIAMLTQRILDLTEHLKEHKHDHHSRRGLLLLVGQRRRLLGYLSDVDINRYRSLIERLGLRR, encoded by the coding sequence ATGGCACTCGAAGCTAATGCTAAGAAGGCGATCATCGAAAAGTACGCTACCCACCCGGGCGACACGGGTTCCCCCGAAGTCCAGATTGCAATGCTCACGCAGCGCATTCTCGACCTCACGGAGCACCTCAAAGAGCACAAGCACGACCACCACTCGCGTCGTGGCCTGCTCCTCCTGGTTGGTCAGCGTCGCCGTCTGCTCGGCTACCTGTCCGACGTGGACATCAACCGTTACCGCTCGCTCATCGAGCGTCTCGGCCTGCGCCGCTAG
- a CDS encoding DUF4011 domain-containing protein translates to MESTEHDSSTPQPVVPTDHNLTIALTVTPVLSYALAHNRINVVGRVEVDNRGAAVREAVLRLEVVSAGDTLGSARDLLVDLAAARTATFTDVSLTVDPAAMLLVEEQRPATIRASLLIDGAVAAQADEPIQLLAAQQWVARPVDLALEMLSAHVLPNHPAVATLLGEAAVLLAARTGSASMPGYQAGPERVDQVVEAVFEAMRARGIRYATPPASWADDGQKVRTPGEVLGSGGVDAAGAAGAAGAISAKGGVGTCLDTVVVMAAALEQAGLHPLLWIVTGHAFLGYWREEETLGAPALTDVAEVINLIDLDLIRLVETTQVTDQGAGRPADFAEAQRSPYLERLADLSSVIGVVDVVQARRTHILPLPARTVTGDGTVLVTEYRPGSPGSGVPAAIVTDAPSDAAAADSGVVDSGAPTRLAPPRITQWKNALLDLSLRNRLINFTERGALALTVPDRHLADLEDLVTGGTGLTLLPADRMSSTDKERGIRFGRDLPTDQLAALLAGKKAVYADVTDAAYATKLRALVYKARTVVQETGANNLYLAFGSLVWTANDRELRSPLVLVPVVLEPAGRGGDYRVRLDEAGASTPNYCLLEKLRQLHGLSIPGLENPQDASRTDTSGIDLAGAFRATREALLAAGLPFRVEETLDLSILQFAKFRLWKDLDENWETLAQNSLVNHLVHTPTQPFVDPVPLPEPADLDALGAECPVPGDSSQLAAVAEAIAERTFVLEGPPGTGKSQTITNLLTRAVYEGKKVLFVAEKRAALQVVQARLNEVGMGPFALDLHALATKPAAVRAQIRQALEHEVTVDGQGLKNDLDVLGTARRSLARYTDRLHEQNSAGLSFYSARTAQLTADDDVRALPVPADLPARITADELDQLRRMLRDLPDVTDPVRPRPQHPWAFVTAPPAAPLDLPAVARAAAALDEALAALPVAGSSLASTDAAADPAAAGHRAAAAVSSAASPTEFVTLSSLAAAERVPLTTLDGTRSPAWAAAAADAETATARFTQAPHPALAVLKPEALRLDAAALHRDAQAADAAGFFGRRGRRKAVLARLAAELIPGNTVPLKTLSTVTGQLADSQAQLQALRARVRLVDGVTLADDWNPLVGSAGHTGRDEFSARLAWLRWAGGAVAPGHRELGADFVAALRDYLESTPAPDADLAAALNRALLALQSVMTATGAGPAAVAAWAAGGGLVAVWSRGTEERDAQAPGLPSLTRWVALLEHLEPLRSLGLTAAHTAVLRGEVDADDAGLAFEKGLATASVAERGQATTLAQFDAAAQNRSITRFTTASGAVRRHLPTFIPYSVLRRRSIGGAGAPTEAASAAGSGSSSESAESAARLGLLKRQLDRQRGGMGVRELMHEFGDLITDILPCMLMSPESVARFFPAQAGLFDIVVFDEASQVRVSDAVGAMGRARSVVVVGDSKQMPPTSFAESAIGSGEEDGETLEFVRDEESILSECVQAQVPGKWLSWHYRSQDESLIAFSNRAYYRDRLSSFPAPHHGAGPVAAASGTLADADTATEPVPGVAGYGVSLRRVDGTFLRSGKGKDLRTNPVEAQAIVAEILARFAAEPDSIPSIGVITFNVQQRALIEGSLRDSGDDRIVRALESETDGLFVKNLENVQGDERDTILFSTAFSADASGRLPLNFGPLNLPGGERRLNVAITRARRQVIVFSSFDPQDLRAEETISAGVKDLRAYLDLAAGGSDGLASPLRQSGALDRHREQIAEALRERGFAVQTDVGLSDFRVDLSVATAGSPGHPVMAVLLDGPTWAARRTVSDRDGLPVEVLSRLMGWPAVERVWMPEWLGEQGAVLDRLDEKLTALDAARQAHEAAALA, encoded by the coding sequence GTGGAATCGACCGAACACGACTCGAGCACCCCCCAGCCCGTCGTCCCCACTGACCACAACCTCACCATCGCCCTCACCGTGACGCCCGTGCTCAGCTACGCCCTGGCCCACAACCGCATCAACGTCGTGGGCCGGGTCGAGGTCGACAATCGCGGCGCGGCCGTGCGCGAAGCCGTGCTGCGGCTCGAGGTGGTCAGCGCCGGCGACACCCTCGGCAGCGCGCGCGACCTGCTCGTCGACCTCGCCGCCGCCCGCACCGCGACCTTCACGGATGTCTCTCTCACCGTCGATCCCGCAGCGATGCTGCTCGTCGAGGAACAGCGGCCCGCCACGATCCGGGCCAGCCTGCTGATCGACGGCGCCGTCGCCGCGCAGGCCGACGAGCCGATCCAGCTGCTGGCCGCCCAGCAGTGGGTCGCCCGGCCGGTGGACCTGGCCCTGGAGATGCTCTCGGCGCACGTGCTCCCCAACCATCCCGCCGTCGCCACCCTGCTCGGTGAAGCCGCCGTGCTGCTGGCGGCCCGCACCGGATCCGCCTCGATGCCCGGCTACCAGGCCGGACCGGAGCGGGTCGACCAGGTGGTGGAAGCGGTCTTCGAGGCCATGCGCGCCCGCGGCATCCGCTACGCCACACCGCCGGCCAGCTGGGCCGACGACGGCCAGAAGGTGCGCACCCCCGGCGAGGTGCTCGGCTCCGGCGGGGTCGACGCCGCGGGCGCCGCCGGCGCGGCCGGCGCGATCAGTGCGAAGGGCGGGGTGGGCACCTGCCTCGACACCGTCGTGGTGATGGCCGCGGCCCTCGAGCAGGCCGGCCTGCACCCGCTGCTCTGGATCGTCACCGGGCACGCGTTCCTGGGCTACTGGCGTGAGGAGGAGACCCTGGGGGCTCCGGCCCTCACCGATGTGGCCGAGGTGATCAACCTCATCGACCTCGACCTGATCCGGCTCGTGGAAACCACCCAGGTCACCGACCAGGGCGCCGGCCGGCCGGCCGACTTCGCCGAGGCCCAGCGCTCCCCCTACCTGGAACGCCTCGCCGACCTGAGCAGTGTGATCGGCGTCGTCGACGTCGTGCAGGCGCGGCGCACGCACATCCTGCCGCTGCCCGCCCGCACCGTCACCGGCGACGGCACGGTACTCGTCACCGAGTACCGGCCGGGTTCGCCGGGGTCCGGCGTGCCTGCTGCGATCGTGACGGATGCGCCGTCCGACGCGGCGGCCGCGGACTCGGGCGTCGTGGACTCGGGCGCACCCACCCGCCTCGCCCCGCCCCGGATCACGCAGTGGAAGAACGCCCTGCTCGACCTCAGCCTGCGCAACCGGCTGATCAACTTCACCGAGCGAGGCGCCCTGGCCCTCACCGTGCCCGACCGGCACCTCGCCGACCTGGAGGACCTCGTCACCGGCGGAACCGGGCTGACCCTGCTGCCGGCGGACCGGATGTCCTCGACCGACAAGGAGCGCGGCATCCGTTTCGGCCGCGACCTGCCGACCGACCAGCTGGCCGCCCTGCTGGCCGGCAAGAAGGCCGTCTACGCCGACGTCACCGACGCCGCCTATGCCACGAAGCTGCGCGCGCTGGTGTACAAGGCGCGCACCGTGGTGCAGGAGACCGGCGCCAACAACCTCTACCTGGCCTTCGGGTCGCTGGTCTGGACCGCGAATGACCGGGAACTGCGCAGCCCCCTGGTGCTCGTTCCCGTGGTGCTCGAACCGGCCGGCCGGGGCGGCGACTACAGGGTGCGGCTCGACGAGGCCGGCGCCTCCACGCCCAACTACTGCCTGCTCGAGAAGCTGCGCCAGCTGCACGGGCTCAGCATCCCCGGGCTGGAGAACCCGCAGGACGCGTCCCGCACCGACACCTCCGGCATCGACCTGGCCGGCGCCTTCCGTGCCACCCGCGAGGCCCTGTTGGCCGCCGGGCTGCCGTTCCGGGTGGAGGAGACCCTCGACCTGTCGATCCTGCAGTTCGCGAAGTTCCGGCTGTGGAAGGACCTCGACGAGAACTGGGAGACCCTGGCGCAGAACTCGCTCGTGAACCACCTCGTACACACGCCCACCCAGCCGTTCGTCGACCCGGTGCCGCTGCCGGAGCCGGCCGACCTGGACGCTCTCGGCGCCGAATGCCCCGTTCCGGGCGACTCGTCGCAGCTCGCCGCCGTGGCCGAGGCCATCGCCGAGCGCACCTTCGTGCTCGAGGGTCCTCCCGGAACCGGCAAGTCGCAGACCATCACCAATCTGCTCACCCGCGCCGTGTACGAGGGCAAGAAGGTGCTCTTCGTGGCCGAGAAACGCGCGGCCCTGCAGGTGGTGCAGGCCCGGCTGAACGAGGTGGGCATGGGGCCGTTCGCGCTCGACCTGCACGCGTTGGCCACCAAGCCGGCCGCCGTGCGCGCGCAGATCCGGCAGGCCCTCGAGCACGAGGTGACCGTGGACGGGCAGGGCCTCAAGAACGACCTCGACGTGCTCGGCACCGCCCGGCGCAGCCTGGCCCGGTACACCGACAGGCTGCACGAGCAGAACAGCGCAGGGCTGTCGTTCTACTCCGCCCGCACCGCGCAGCTCACCGCCGACGACGACGTTCGGGCCCTGCCGGTGCCAGCCGATCTGCCCGCGCGGATCACCGCCGACGAGCTGGACCAGCTGCGCCGGATGCTGCGGGACCTGCCCGACGTGACCGATCCGGTGCGGCCGCGGCCGCAGCATCCGTGGGCGTTCGTGACCGCGCCGCCGGCCGCGCCGCTGGACCTGCCGGCCGTGGCCAGGGCCGCCGCCGCGCTCGACGAGGCGCTGGCGGCGCTGCCCGTCGCCGGGTCCAGCCTGGCGTCCACGGACGCTGCCGCCGACCCCGCGGCGGCCGGTCACCGAGCCGCCGCCGCCGTGTCCAGTGCGGCCAGCCCCACCGAGTTCGTCACCCTGAGCAGCCTCGCCGCCGCCGAGCGGGTGCCGCTGACCACCCTCGACGGCACCCGCTCCCCCGCCTGGGCGGCCGCCGCCGCCGACGCCGAAACGGCCACCGCCCGGTTCACGCAGGCGCCGCATCCGGCGCTGGCCGTGCTCAAGCCGGAGGCCTTGCGGCTCGATGCCGCCGCCCTGCACCGTGACGCGCAAGCAGCGGATGCCGCGGGCTTCTTCGGCCGCCGCGGCCGGCGGAAGGCCGTGCTCGCGCGCCTGGCCGCGGAGCTCATTCCCGGCAACACCGTGCCCCTCAAGACTCTCTCGACCGTCACCGGCCAGCTGGCCGACAGCCAGGCGCAGCTGCAGGCCCTGCGCGCGCGGGTGCGCCTCGTGGACGGTGTCACCCTCGCCGACGACTGGAATCCGCTGGTCGGCTCCGCCGGGCACACCGGCCGTGACGAGTTCAGCGCCCGCCTGGCCTGGCTGCGCTGGGCCGGCGGTGCCGTCGCCCCGGGCCACAGGGAGCTCGGCGCCGACTTCGTGGCCGCCCTGCGCGACTACCTCGAAAGCACCCCGGCACCGGATGCCGACCTGGCCGCGGCACTGAACCGGGCCCTCCTGGCCCTGCAGTCCGTGATGACCGCAACGGGCGCCGGTCCGGCCGCCGTCGCCGCCTGGGCCGCGGGCGGGGGCCTCGTGGCCGTCTGGTCCCGCGGCACCGAGGAGCGGGACGCGCAGGCCCCCGGGCTGCCCTCCCTCACCCGGTGGGTCGCCCTGCTCGAGCACCTCGAGCCGCTCCGCTCTCTCGGCCTCACGGCGGCGCACACGGCGGTGCTCCGCGGCGAGGTCGACGCCGACGACGCCGGGCTGGCGTTCGAAAAGGGGCTTGCCACCGCCTCCGTCGCCGAACGCGGCCAGGCCACCACCCTGGCCCAGTTCGACGCCGCCGCCCAGAACCGCTCGATCACCCGGTTCACCACCGCGTCCGGCGCCGTGCGCCGGCACCTGCCCACGTTCATTCCGTACAGCGTGCTTCGGCGGCGCAGCATCGGCGGGGCGGGCGCGCCCACCGAGGCCGCCAGTGCCGCCGGGTCAGGGTCTTCGTCCGAGTCGGCCGAGTCCGCCGCGAGGCTGGGCCTGCTCAAGCGTCAGCTCGACCGCCAGCGCGGCGGCATGGGAGTGCGCGAGCTCATGCACGAGTTCGGCGACCTGATCACCGACATCCTGCCGTGCATGTTGATGAGCCCGGAGTCGGTGGCCCGGTTCTTCCCCGCTCAGGCAGGGCTCTTCGACATCGTCGTCTTCGACGAGGCTTCGCAGGTGCGGGTGTCCGACGCCGTCGGCGCCATGGGACGGGCCCGCTCGGTGGTGGTCGTGGGCGACAGCAAACAGATGCCGCCCACCTCGTTCGCCGAGTCCGCGATCGGCTCCGGCGAGGAGGACGGCGAGACCCTGGAGTTCGTGCGCGACGAGGAGTCGATCCTCTCGGAGTGCGTCCAGGCCCAGGTGCCCGGCAAATGGTTGTCCTGGCACTACCGCAGCCAGGACGAATCGCTCATCGCCTTCAGCAACCGGGCGTACTACCGCGACCGGCTGTCATCGTTCCCGGCGCCGCACCACGGCGCGGGCCCGGTGGCTGCCGCATCCGGCACGCTCGCCGACGCCGACACAGCAACCGAGCCGGTCCCCGGCGTGGCCGGCTACGGCGTGAGCCTCCGCCGGGTCGACGGGACCTTCCTCCGCAGCGGGAAGGGCAAGGACCTCCGCACCAACCCGGTGGAGGCGCAGGCGATCGTGGCCGAGATCCTGGCCCGGTTCGCCGCCGAGCCCGACAGCATCCCGTCGATCGGCGTGATCACGTTCAACGTGCAGCAGCGTGCGCTCATCGAGGGAAGCCTGCGTGACAGCGGCGACGATCGCATCGTGCGCGCGCTCGAGAGCGAGACCGACGGTCTGTTCGTGAAGAACCTCGAGAATGTGCAGGGCGACGAACGCGACACCATCCTGTTCTCCACGGCGTTCAGCGCGGATGCGTCCGGCCGGCTGCCGCTGAACTTCGGCCCCCTGAACCTGCCGGGCGGCGAGCGCCGGCTGAACGTGGCGATCACCCGGGCCCGCCGCCAGGTGATCGTGTTCAGCAGCTTCGACCCGCAGGACCTGCGCGCCGAGGAGACCATCTCGGCCGGGGTGAAGGACCTGCGCGCCTACCTCGACCTGGCCGCCGGCGGATCCGACGGGCTCGCGAGCCCGCTGCGCCAGTCCGGCGCGCTCGACCGGCACCGGGAGCAGATCGCCGAGGCGCTGCGCGAGCGCGGCTTCGCCGTGCAGACGGATGTGGGCCTGTCCGACTTCCGGGTGGACCTCAGCGTGGCCACGGCCGGTTCGCCCGGGCATCCGGTGATGGCCGTGCTGCTCGACGGCCCCACGTGGGCGGCCCGCCGCACGGTCTCCGACCGCGACGGCCTGCCCGTCGAGGTGCTCTCCCGGCTGATGGGCTGGCCCGCGGTGGAACGCGTGTGGATGCCCGAGTGGCTCGGCGAGCAGGGCGCGGTGCTCGACCGCCTGGACGAGAAGCTGACCGCCCTCGATGCCGCCCGACAGGCGCACGAGGCTGCCGCCCTGGCCTGA
- a CDS encoding maleylpyruvate isomerase N-terminal domain-containing protein encodes MSETRTDWSETLFAFDAATRWFVAVTAGIAERADGEEGVWTEVGLGEWSVRDLVGHTSRALSTIETYLDIAAEEDAAGVAASITVTSPAAYYERALAAGTPEVIAQRGRETAATLGARPAEAVAALAARVLARVGTLTGAEPADTPAGRIRIAEYLPSRTLELTVHTSDLLQSQGVPAAEQTVPEPAAAATLHVLADLAAQKGVSAPLLRAATGRAPLPAGFTVL; translated from the coding sequence ATGAGTGAGACTCGCACGGACTGGTCAGAGACGCTTTTCGCCTTCGACGCCGCCACGAGGTGGTTTGTGGCGGTGACCGCCGGCATCGCCGAACGCGCGGACGGCGAGGAGGGGGTCTGGACGGAGGTGGGCCTGGGCGAGTGGAGTGTGCGCGACCTCGTCGGGCACACCAGCCGGGCACTGTCCACCATCGAGACCTACCTCGACATCGCCGCAGAAGAGGATGCCGCGGGCGTGGCCGCCAGCATCACGGTCACGTCCCCGGCCGCCTACTACGAGCGCGCCCTCGCGGCCGGCACCCCGGAGGTGATCGCCCAGCGCGGACGCGAGACCGCCGCCACCCTCGGCGCCCGGCCGGCCGAGGCGGTGGCGGCGCTCGCCGCCCGGGTGCTGGCACGGGTCGGTACCCTCACCGGCGCCGAGCCGGCCGACACCCCAGCCGGGCGCATCCGTATTGCCGAGTACCTGCCGTCGCGCACGCTGGAGCTCACGGTGCACACTAGCGACCTGCTCCAGAGCCAAGGGGTGCCGGCCGCCGAGCAGACCGTGCCGGAGCCCGCCGCCGCCGCGACCCTGCACGTGCTAGCCGACCTCGCCGCCCAGAAGGGCGTCTCCGCCCCGCTGCTGCGCGCAGCCACCGGCCGGGCGCCGCTCCCCGCCGGCTTCACCGTGCTCTGA
- the dhaK gene encoding dihydroxyacetone kinase subunit DhaK produces the protein MKKFVNDPKQYVPEMLKGIALANPDTLKYVPAYNLIMRSDSPSPDRVSIIQGSGSGHEPAHVMTVGRGMLDAACPGDVFSAPPMDYVYETTKLLASPKGVLLLVNNYTGDRMAFEMAQELSAADGVNVKTLFIDDDVAVQDSTYTVGRRGVAGNFFVMKAVGAAAEQGADLDELVRIGEKVDSVTRTMGIALTSCTPPAKGSPLFEIGDDEIEVGVGIHGEPGRRRAKLTTANEMTDELLDAVVNDLPYVAGDRVALMINGLGGTPISELYILYGHAHERLTELGITVGRSYVGEYCTSLDMAGASLTLVRLDDEIEALLEAPAEIAARIF, from the coding sequence ATGAAGAAATTCGTCAACGACCCGAAGCAGTACGTTCCGGAGATGCTCAAGGGCATCGCGCTGGCCAACCCGGACACGTTGAAGTATGTGCCCGCGTACAACCTGATCATGCGCTCAGACAGCCCCAGCCCAGACCGGGTCTCGATCATCCAGGGCTCAGGCTCAGGGCACGAGCCGGCCCACGTGATGACGGTGGGCCGCGGCATGCTCGACGCCGCGTGTCCGGGCGACGTGTTCTCGGCCCCGCCGATGGACTACGTCTACGAGACCACCAAGCTGCTGGCCTCGCCCAAGGGCGTGCTGCTGCTGGTGAACAACTACACCGGCGACCGGATGGCGTTCGAGATGGCCCAGGAACTCAGTGCCGCCGACGGTGTGAACGTGAAGACCCTGTTCATCGACGACGACGTCGCCGTGCAGGACTCCACCTACACCGTGGGCCGGCGCGGGGTGGCCGGCAACTTCTTCGTGATGAAGGCCGTCGGTGCCGCCGCCGAGCAGGGCGCCGACCTCGACGAACTCGTGCGCATCGGCGAGAAGGTCGACAGCGTCACCCGCACCATGGGCATCGCCCTCACCTCCTGCACCCCGCCCGCCAAGGGTTCGCCGCTGTTCGAGATCGGCGACGACGAGATCGAGGTGGGCGTGGGCATCCACGGCGAACCCGGCCGGCGGCGCGCCAAGCTCACCACGGCCAACGAGATGACCGACGAGCTTCTGGATGCGGTGGTCAACGACCTGCCGTATGTGGCGGGCGACCGGGTGGCCCTGATGATCAACGGGCTGGGCGGCACTCCCATCAGCGAGCTGTACATCCTGTACGGGCACGCGCACGAACGGCTCACCGAGCTGGGCATCACGGTGGGGCGCAGCTACGTGGGGGAGTACTGCACCTCGCTGGACATGGCCGGTGCGTCGCTCACCCTGGTGCGGCTCGACGACGAGATCGAGGCCCTGCTGGAGGCGCCCGCCGAGATAGCGGCCCGCATTTTCTGA